A region of Panicum virgatum strain AP13 chromosome 8N, P.virgatum_v5, whole genome shotgun sequence DNA encodes the following proteins:
- the LOC120686827 gene encoding uncharacterized protein LOC120686827, with protein MGRRWRSSLASGLRAALACSIVGLASLYAPPALRRHITFPAFSYVVTVIIVTDATLGTALRGAVSAVQATLMGALPSVLALWLAHCAGAAESVLATSAGVALTAFAVALPESVGPVAKRIALGQIIIIYVARFQQGERPTRSFALMHPADVVACTALGVAAALLAVLLPGPRLATREARDKTRAYRVLAAERVRVMADAAIGVVVGDAAAACSRQRRWQMAARTSEASRLASASTALLHLIDAIKEDVRWERGAAAADDGMVEMPLTGMQMALEMMMDNKCCKLLDHDHHHAADIIMEMRDQTRLALLTPSSKQIIDGGGFTFIRRSSSKPQISSLCLPRTTMFQPQQLAPWLFLFSLYQLRDGLLVANNANAASVNKKVAPAATAAQEEEEEAATAREAANNNDDDCSCSMTTKDSKPCRRLVAAAKCGFSLGLAVLLGLLFSNDHGFWSGLIVATTITTGRESTWAVAAARAHGTALGSVYGALCCLLLSQQRLLTMDLRFLALLPWMVLATFLKRSRAYGPAGGVAAALSGIIIMGRRYDETAMAFTVARLVETFIGIACAVLADIIFQPGARPSVQAREQLTRCIAAALAATAADDPSPQYSQQQLKISLQPQLALLRRHAAEAGSEPSYLWLLPFPAACYDRIQGSLGRMAQLLRLYHQARMAVGDDDDDMMFQQTRRFSSLVSSSLRHCLRMLLQAPPDNAAIIMSSSSLDHHQDEASKDDLEAGNKHGITCCCCKEDDTHTPEEVVASFLAHAREAAASLLDDNDGDEAHAEKSGEDTGLLVCSCLASMGVCMGEIIREAQRLEANIIDLNNLQR; from the coding sequence ATGGGGCGGCGCTGGCGTTCGTCTCTGGCCTcgggcctccgcgccgccctgGCCTGCAGTATCGTCGGCCTTGCCTCCCTCTACGCCCcgcccgccctccgccgccacaTCACCTTCCCGGCCTTCTCCTACGTCGTCACCGTCATCATCGTCACGGACGCCACCCTCGGCACGGCCCTGCGCGGCGCCGTCAGCGCGGTCCAGGCCACGCTCATGGGCGCCCTGCCCTCCGTGCTGGCGCTCTGGCTCGCGCACTGCGCCGGCGCTGCCGAGTCCGTGCTGGCCACGTCGGCCGGCGTCGCGCTCACCGCCTTCGCGGTGGCGCTGCCGGAGTCGGTGGGCCCGGTGGCCAAGCGGATCGCGCTGGGgcagatcatcatcatctacgTGGCCAGGTTCCAGCAGGGGGAGCGCCCCACCCGGTCTTTTGCTCTGATGCACCCGGCCGATGTGGTGGCGTGCACGGCGCTCGGGgttgcggcggcgctgctggccgTGCTGCTGCCCGGCCCGAGGCTGGCCACGCGGGAGGCCAGGGACAAGACCAGGGCGTACAGGGTGCTTGCGGCGGAGAGGGTCAGGGTCATGGCTGACGCCGCCATCGGCGTCGTCGTTGGCGACGCAGCGGCAGCGTGcagccggcagcggcggtggcagaTGGCGGCGCGCACGTCGGAGGCGAGCCGGCTGGCCTCGGCAAGCACCGCCCTCCTCCACCTTATAGACGCGATCAAGGAGGACGTGCGGTGGGagcgaggagcagcagcagcggacgACGGCATGGTGGAGATGCCACTGACGGGAATGCAGATGGCGCTCGAGATGATGATGGACAACAAGTGCTGCAAGCTGCTAGACCATGATCACCATCATGCTGCCGACATCATCATGGAGATGAGGGACCAGACACGCCTCGCCCTCCTCACGCCCAGCAGCAAGCAGATCATTGATGGTGGTGGTTTTACTTTTATCCGGCGATCCAGCTCCAAGCCGCAGATCAGCAGCCTGTGCTTGCCGAGGACGACGATGTTCCAGCCACAGCAGCTGGCTCCTTGGCtgttcctcttctccctctatCAGCTCAGAGACGGCTTGTTGGTCGCCAATAATGCCAATGCCGCCAGTGTCAACAAGAAGGTCGCGCCCGCAGCAACGGCggcccaagaagaagaagaagaagcagccaCTGCAAGAGAAGCAGCTAATAATAATGACGACGATTGTTCTTGTTCGATGACGACTAAGGACAGCAAGCCCTGCCGGCGGCTCGTGGCGGCTGCCAAGTGCGGCTTTTCGCTGGGCCTCGCCGTCCTGCTGGGCCTGCTCTTCAGCAACGACCACGGTTTCTGGTCGGGCCTCATCGtcgccaccaccatcaccacgGGCCGCGAGTCCACCTGGGCTGTGGCCGCAGCGCGGGCCCACGGCACCGCGCTGGGCTCCGTCTACGGCGCGCTGTGCTGCCTGCTCCtatcgcagcagcgcctcctgACCATGGACCTCCGCTTCCTGGCGCTGCTCCCCTGGATGGTGCTCGCCACCTTTCTCAAGCGCAGCCGCGCCTACGGCcctgccggcggcgtggcggccgcgTTGTCGGGCATCATCATCATGGGGCGCCGCTACGACGAAACTGCCATGGCCTTCACGGTCGCCCGCCTCGTGGAGACCTTCATAGGCATCGCCTGCGCCGTCCTGGCTGACATCATCTTCCAGCCAGGGGCGAGGCCGTCGGTGCAGGCCAGGGAGCAGCTCACCCGCTGCATCGCCGCCGCGCTTGCAGCCACAGCCGCTGATGATCCATCGCCGCAATATTCACAGCAGCAGCTCAAGATCAGCCTGCAGCCGCAGCTGGCCCTGCTTAGGAGACATGCGGCGGAGGCCGGAAGCGAGCCCTCCTACCTGTGGCTGCTGCCGTTCCCGGCGGCCTGCTACGACAGGATCCAGGGCAGCCTCGGCAGGATGGCGCAGCTGCTGCGTCTCTACCACCAGGCACGCATGGCGGtcggcgatgacgacgacgacatgaTGTTCCAGCAGACCAGGCGCTTCAGCAGCCTCGTCTCCAGCTCCCTGAGACATTGCCTCCGCATGCTGCTGCAGGCGCCACCCGACAATGCTGCTATTATTATGTCGTCATCATCACTTGATCATCATCAGGATGAGGCCAGCAAGGACGACCTTGAGGCTGGGAATAAGCATGGCatcacctgctgctgctgcaaggaggacgacacacacacaccggaggaggtggtggcctCCTTCCTAGCACATGCACGAGAGGCAGCGGCCTCGTTGCTGGATGACAACGATGGTGATGAAGCCCACGCAGAGAAGTCGGGGGAGGACACGGGGCTGCTGGTGTGCAGCTGCCTGGCCTCCATGGGAGTCTGCATGGGAGAGATCATCAGGGAGGCCCAGCGGCTGGAGGCCAACATCATCGACCTCAACAACCTGCAACGTTAA